Proteins encoded in a region of the Amphiprion ocellaris isolate individual 3 ecotype Okinawa chromosome 21, ASM2253959v1, whole genome shotgun sequence genome:
- the LOC111578137 gene encoding uncharacterized protein LOC111578137, with protein MPAGAEACGSKVALFVMNCSVLQLFFHTEAGLTFAQVAELHTDDQSDLRRSKKLTDFSASAEVREKVEENIAVESTEIMKTDNEQRSEGISPETNPVRNENTEDGLTSQTHTEKQKTEEKTEHELTKTTNIEETLDRNQLHVKGNEESVTPETFPTSIILKEDTKEDFIPDTVEYVDADTEFVVEMRENGLNLVPNSKTETNNKSRIVKTMLTDGTKNWEIVKPVKNQEAEYDESDVKYKKSDRVQEILEEERESRLVAGISFHDTRGDTHEDEKISAAKQEIVAEEKEERAERGEDIKHVNIKELVEGEKEDGVVVYNLTPPLSTSSAQVRKESENPATTQIITQPQNPPPPPPLHHHHHHNAPPPPPLTPTHAPSDSSHPPTLYTTASFLPLSVSISISTSISHISDLTVSPGNISKLKEAEEKAVLEAVMVRNVSLNPAWKELQTHTAEHTREINTVDGAKEEEFISAVQEATPEPKEAKFIGRDIITKQPNPSPKLMPNTTQPTFKPRTVMENDTKLSGKQNKASPSQLTKASAKPQLTTTRTPSMRPTKSNKSGKNKTIKKSKEKKRKKDNKTQKKKAIQPTTPSPYFMNNYCPPECACYGRVVQCSDKGVNTVPYGIPYNARYILLMNNHINSIQLDLFNDYTSMEFLVLSNNQLTDGAIEGAFEGIPALKRLYLDKNLLKSVPNDLPVSLEELRLDNNRVRVLSEAAWARCPSLLVLSLSYNSLGNGSEPLPNAVLSPLCNLRTLNLDHNQLTSVPLGLPLSIKELYLKGNLIEQFRGGAFNGKSGLLVLDLSANRLTNIGLLRDSLLNATHLESLNLEGNRLKQVPRHLPPSLKTLNLQGNLISSIKKATFSSLKNLEHLGLARNKIFKVAPGAFRTLSVLHQLDMSHNTLRQVPRQLPQGLHSVALTHNKIQSVPRDAFCWGNKSLSGLVQVQLEHNLIDLGKLDAQAFRCLRGFQVVHFY; from the exons ATGCCTGCTGGGGCCGAAGCGTGTGGTTCAAAGGTCGCACTGTTTGTGATGAACTGCTCAGTTCTGCAGCTTTTCTTCCATACAGAGGCAG GACTGACTTTTGCACAGGTAGCTGAGCTGCACACGGATGACCAGTCTGACCTGAGAAGAAGTAAGAAGCTGACAGATTTTTCTGCATCAGCAGAAGTGAGAGAAAAAGTGGAAGAAAACATCGCTGTGGAATCCACTGAGATAATGAAAACAGACAACGAACAGAGAAGTGAAGGAATTTCTCCAGAGACAAACCCCGTGAGgaatgaaaacactgaagaTGGTCTGacttcacagacacacacagaaaagcagaagaCTGAGGAGAAGACTGAGCATGAACTCACCAAAACTACAAATATAGAAGAAACCCTGGACAGAAATCAACTACACGTGAAAGGAAATGAGGAAAGTGTGACTCCTGAGACATTTCCTACAAGTATAATtttaaaagaagacacaaaagaagACTTTATCCCAGACACAGTGGAGTATGTAGATGCAGATACAGAGTTTGTAGTGGAGATGAGAGAAAATGGGCTGAATTTGGTTCCAAACTCTAAAACAGAGACTAACAACAAGAGCAGGATAGTAAAGACAATGCTGACAGATGGCACAAAAAACTGGGAAATAGTAAAACCTGTGAAAAATCAGGAAGCAGAGTATGACGAGTCAGATGTGAAATACAAGAAAAGTGATCGAGTCCAAGAAATActggaagaggagagagaaagcaggTTAGTTGCAGGGATTAGTTTTCATGACACGAGAGGAGACACTCATGAGGATGAGAAGAtatcagcagcaaagcaggaaaTCGtagcagaagaaaaagaggaaagagcAGAAAGGGGAGAGGACATAAAACATGTGAATATTAAAGAATTGGTggaaggagaaaaggaagaTGGCGTAGTAGTTTACAATCTCACACCTCCTTTAAGTACATCCTCTGCTCAAGTGAGGAAAGAATCAGAGAATCCTGCCACAACTCAAATTATCACTCAGCCTCaaaatcctcctcctcctcctcctcttcatcatcatcatcatcataatgccccccctccaccacctctTACACCCACACATGCTCCCTCAGACTCCTCTCACCCACCCACCCTTTACACCACAGCTAGTTTTCTCCCGCTTTCTGTCAGTATTTCCATTTCTACATCAATCAGTCACATCTCTGACTTAACAGTGAGTCCTGGAAACATTTCCAAGCTAAAGGAAGCAGAAGAGAAAGCAGTTTTAGAAGCAGTAATGGTCAGAAATGTATCACTGAATCCAGCATGGAAGgagctacagacacacacagcagagcacACAAGGGAAATAAACACTGTTGATGGAGCGAAAGAAGAAGAATTTATCTCTGCGGTGCAAGAAGCAACGCCAGAACCCAAAGAAGCAAAGTTTATAGGCAGAGATATAATAACCAAACAGCCGAAtccatcaccaaaactgatgcCAAACACAACCCAGCCCACATTCAAACCCAGAACTGTCATGGAAAATGACACCAAACTTAGCGGGAAGCAAAATAAAGCATCCCCCTCTCAACTGACCAAAGCTTCAGCCAAACCACAGCTCACAACCACCAGGACACCTTCAATGAGgccaacaaaaagcaacaaaagtggcaaaaataagacaattaAAAAGtccaaggaaaagaaaagaaagaaagacaataaaacccAAAAGAAGAAAGCGATCCAGCCAACAACTCCCTCTCCTTACTTCATGAATAACTACTGTCCACCTGAGTGTGCCTGCTATGGAAG AGTGGTCCAGTGCTCAGACAAAGGTGTGAATACAGTTCCTTATGGTATTCCCTATAACGCTCGCTACATCCTTCTTATGAACAACCATATCAACAGCATCCAGCTGGACTTGTTCAACGACTACACCTCTATGGAGTTCCTTGTGTTGAGCAACAACCAACTCACAGATGGTGCCATAGAAGGAGCTTTTGAGGGCATCCCAGCCCTGAAGCGCCTCTACTTGGATAAGAATCTCCTCAAAAGTGTGCCAAATGACCTGCCTGTTTCTCTTGAGGAGCTTCGTCTGGACAACAACCGCGTGAGGGTGCTGTCGGAGGCTGCCTGGGCTCGGTGCCCCAGTCTCCTGGTACTGAGCCTCAGCTATAACAGCCTGGGGAATGGATCTGAACCTCTTCCTAATGCAGTGCTCTCTCCTCTGTGCAACCTGCGTACCCTCAACCTGGATCACaaccagttaacctcagtaCCTCTGGGGTTACCTCTGTCCATCAAGGAGCTCTATCTGAAGGGGAACCTCATTGAGCAGTTCCGTGGAGGAGCCTTCAATGGGAAATCAGGACTGCTGGTGTTGGATCTGAGTGCAAACAGACTGACAAACATTGGACTTCTTAGGGATTCCCTCCTCAATGCAACACACCTGGAAAGCCTCAACTTAGAAGGGAACAGACTGAAACAAGTACCAAGACACCTTCCTCCGTCGCTCAAAACTCTAAATCTGCAGGGCAACTTGATATCTTCGATAAAGAAAGCAACTTTCAGCAGCTTGAAAAACTTGGAGCACTTGGGCTTGGCAAGGAATAAGATCTTCAAAGTGGCACCAGGTGCGTTCAGGACACTGTCGGTCCTGCACCAGTTAGACATGAGCCACAACACCTTACGCCAGGTGCCTCGACAGCTGCCTCAGGGTTTGCACTCAGTAGCCCTAACACACAACAAGATTCAATCAGTGCCTCGTGATGCCTTTTGTTGGGGTAATAAGAGTCTCAGCGGGCTTGTGCAagtgcagctggagcacaaTTTAATTGATTTGGGGAAGCTGGATGCACAGGCTTTTAGATGTTTACGGGGCTTCCAGGTGGTGCATTTCTACTGA